From the genome of Elusimicrobiota bacterium, one region includes:
- a CDS encoding sugar transferase codes for MTMHRHYLRIFFIASLLLLDISGLIAAFQGAYWTRFSWPVFTALFPPLKGIPDIHFYQQALWALLPICLLVFGYMGFYRDTLQSAYDELILVSRGILICSLLTTAVTFAYRGVEYSRLVLGLWAVYSVSLLYILRECDKLLFRWLTERVVGPRHVLVVGKGKTANIIHEMAGHQPFVKATFMETVPDAADLMKRILSHHISEVLLIQGLVSSSAILEASRACESLDLECKIVPDLLEMRRGEIIFDRFCGLPTFRIKPLSLHGANFYMKRIFDIVVSLAILSVCVIPLILIAALIRLDTPGPILFSQKRVGFRGREFKLFKFRTMVANADDYIEELKHLSDREGPVFKMKNDPRITWAGSWLRALSLDELPQIINVLKGDMSLVGPRPQVLWEAAHYDENAKKRLRVLPGITGLWQVSGRASLSYEEMINLDIFYLENWSLGLDLKILIRTLPAIFAREGAY; via the coding sequence ATGACGATGCACCGCCATTATTTACGCATTTTTTTCATCGCCAGCCTGTTGCTTCTGGATATCAGCGGTCTGATCGCCGCATTTCAGGGAGCTTACTGGACACGCTTTTCCTGGCCCGTCTTTACGGCTCTCTTTCCGCCCTTGAAAGGTATTCCCGACATCCACTTTTATCAGCAAGCCCTCTGGGCGCTGCTTCCCATTTGTCTACTGGTCTTTGGCTATATGGGTTTCTACCGGGACACCCTGCAAAGCGCCTACGACGAATTGATTCTGGTCAGCCGCGGAATCCTGATATGTTCGTTGTTAACGACCGCCGTTACCTTCGCCTACCGGGGAGTGGAATACTCCCGATTGGTGCTTGGGCTCTGGGCGGTCTACAGCGTTAGCCTTCTCTACATCCTTCGCGAATGCGATAAGCTGCTTTTCCGCTGGTTGACCGAGCGGGTGGTGGGTCCCCGACATGTCCTGGTGGTGGGCAAAGGGAAAACGGCGAACATCATTCACGAAATGGCCGGACACCAGCCCTTCGTCAAAGCAACCTTTATGGAAACCGTGCCCGATGCGGCCGATCTCATGAAACGAATATTGTCCCATCATATTTCAGAAGTCCTCCTCATCCAGGGTTTGGTGTCTTCCTCCGCCATTCTGGAGGCGTCGCGCGCCTGCGAATCGCTGGATCTCGAATGCAAAATTGTTCCCGACCTTTTAGAAATGCGGCGCGGCGAGATTATCTTCGACCGCTTCTGCGGGTTGCCGACATTCCGGATTAAACCCCTTTCGCTGCATGGGGCCAATTTTTACATGAAACGGATTTTCGACATCGTTGTCAGCCTGGCGATTTTATCGGTTTGCGTGATCCCGCTCATCCTGATCGCCGCTCTCATTCGATTGGACACCCCGGGGCCGATTCTGTTTTCACAAAAACGGGTCGGTTTCAGAGGCCGCGAATTCAAGCTTTTCAAATTCCGCACCATGGTGGCCAATGCGGACGATTACATCGAAGAGCTGAAACACCTCAGCGATCGCGAGGGCCCGGTTTTTAAAATGAAAAATGATCCTCGCATCACCTGGGCGGGATCCTGGCTGAGAGCCCTCAGCCTAGATGAGCTCCCCCAAATTATCAATGTTCTCAAAGGGGACATGAGCCTGGTCGGACCCCGGCCGCAAGTCCTATGGGAAGCCGCGCATTACGACGAGAACGCCAAGAAACGCCTCCGCGTACTCCCCGGCATCACCGGTCTCTGGCAGGTCAGCGGCCGCGCGTCCCTCAGCTACGAGGAAATGATTAATCTTGATATTTTTTATCTGGAAAACTGGTCATTGGGCCTTGATCTCAAGATTTTGATTAGAACACTGCCCGCTATTTTCGCCCGCGAAGGAGCCTATTAA
- a CDS encoding glycosyltransferase — translation MKIALVHDWLTGMRGGEKVLEVLCDLFPKADLFTLVHAPGQVSPTIERHRIFTSPLQRLPQVRRYYRHLLPLMPWAIQQFDFIGYDVIISTSHCVAKGAIPRGKARHVCYCHTPMRYIWDQFEEYFGPGRSSILTRGLMHLLRQPLQQWDLRTVPRVHTFIANSQNVRERIQRIYHRDSQVIYPPVDHAFFSQGIENVPKPVEPFYLIVSALAPYKRIDLAIETFKQSGKKLVIIGEGQESAALQNQATPNIQFLGWMSNDALRSHYQQARALIFPGEEDFGIVPLEAMSAGCPVIAFRKGGALETVAEKKTGLFFDRQTSRDLMTAIESFEQTSLDRNAIRSHAERFSRDRCEQAFRSLFIEYRAEMS, via the coding sequence ATGAAAATCGCTCTGGTTCATGACTGGCTGACCGGTATGCGGGGGGGAGAAAAGGTCCTCGAAGTCTTGTGCGACCTCTTTCCAAAAGCCGATCTCTTTACCCTTGTTCACGCGCCGGGCCAGGTGAGCCCGACGATCGAACGCCATCGTATTTTTACCTCACCGCTGCAACGCCTGCCGCAGGTGCGGCGCTACTACCGCCATTTGTTGCCCTTGATGCCCTGGGCCATCCAGCAATTCGATTTCATAGGGTATGACGTCATCATCAGCACCAGTCACTGTGTCGCCAAAGGCGCGATCCCGCGCGGGAAAGCGCGTCACGTCTGCTACTGCCACACCCCGATGCGTTATATCTGGGACCAATTTGAAGAGTATTTCGGCCCCGGTCGATCGTCTATCCTGACACGCGGATTGATGCACCTGTTGCGACAGCCGCTTCAGCAATGGGATCTGCGTACTGTGCCGCGCGTCCATACGTTCATCGCCAATTCACAAAACGTCAGGGAACGAATCCAACGCATTTATCATCGCGACTCCCAGGTGATTTACCCGCCTGTTGATCATGCTTTTTTCTCTCAAGGGATAGAAAACGTGCCGAAACCGGTGGAACCGTTTTATCTCATCGTCAGCGCCCTGGCACCTTACAAACGTATTGACCTGGCGATCGAAACGTTCAAACAATCCGGAAAGAAACTCGTCATCATCGGGGAAGGACAGGAAAGCGCCGCGCTGCAGAATCAGGCCACCCCCAATATCCAATTCCTGGGCTGGATGTCCAATGACGCCTTGCGCTCCCATTATCAGCAGGCGCGCGCGCTGATTTTTCCGGGAGAAGAAGATTTTGGCATCGTTCCATTGGAGGCGATGTCCGCCGGATGCCCCGTGATCGCTTTCCGAAAAGGCGGGGCGCTGGAAACCGTCGCGGAAAAGAAAACCGGCTTATTCTTTGATCGCCAGACCTCCCGCGATTTGATGACCGCAATCGAGTCCTTTGAGCAAACGTCTTTGGATCGCAACGCGATCCGCTCTCATGCGGAACGTTTCAGCCGAGACCGCTGCGAGCAGGCGTTCCGGTCGCTGTTCATTGAATACCGTGCTGAAATGTCATAA
- a CDS encoding glycosyltransferase family 1 protein has translation MTLSLCIDARFTEASGIGTYIRGLLQALAENPPAGLALSLLVSPHHPHRWPWPTRAVASGMYSVSEQWTVPAAFRESKARLIHIPHYNAPVTLSHQSILTVHDLIHLKFPEFLPSRFASAYASFFFRCLVPRARAILVPSQHTRCDLLERLDISPERIIVTPEAASPRFRPADEAEKQRVRNHYDLPPEYFLYVGNLKAFKNVPRLVRLYSRLAQRRPVPRLVLVGRNFIDGFEKELARVPAVRWLPEAAFDDLPAIYSAALGFVYPSLYEGFGLPPLEAMACGTPVISSNRASLPEVVGDAACLVDPEDDDAITAALERLMDDAAFRRDLTERGQRRAAGFSWSRMAGQTVDVYRRCLENIA, from the coding sequence ATGACATTGTCTCTCTGCATCGATGCCCGCTTTACCGAGGCCTCCGGCATCGGGACCTATATCCGAGGCCTGCTCCAGGCGCTGGCGGAAAATCCGCCGGCGGGGTTGGCCTTGTCCCTGTTGGTCAGCCCCCATCATCCGCACCGCTGGCCCTGGCCGACCCGGGCTGTGGCCAGCGGGATGTACTCGGTCAGCGAACAGTGGACCGTCCCGGCCGCTTTCCGTGAATCGAAGGCCCGTCTGATTCACATCCCTCACTACAACGCTCCCGTGACTCTGTCACACCAATCGATCCTCACCGTGCATGATCTGATTCATCTGAAATTTCCTGAGTTTTTGCCGTCACGCTTCGCGTCCGCTTATGCCTCCTTCTTTTTTCGGTGCCTGGTGCCGCGCGCCCGGGCCATTCTTGTCCCTTCCCAACACACCCGGTGTGATCTTCTGGAACGTCTCGATATTTCTCCGGAACGGATCATCGTCACCCCGGAGGCGGCCTCTCCCCGTTTCCGGCCCGCTGACGAAGCCGAGAAACAACGGGTACGGAATCACTACGATCTGCCGCCGGAGTATTTCCTCTACGTCGGTAACCTGAAAGCTTTTAAGAATGTTCCGCGGCTCGTCCGCCTGTACAGCCGGTTAGCCCAGCGTCGTCCGGTGCCCCGGCTGGTCCTGGTTGGACGGAATTTTATCGATGGATTCGAGAAAGAGCTCGCCCGCGTTCCGGCGGTTCGATGGTTGCCGGAGGCGGCCTTTGATGACTTGCCTGCGATTTACAGCGCCGCGCTCGGATTTGTTTATCCGTCGCTCTATGAAGGCTTCGGCCTGCCGCCGCTGGAGGCGATGGCTTGCGGCACTCCGGTGATCAGTTCCAACCGGGCTTCGCTCCCGGAGGTCGTCGGCGACGCGGCCTGCCTGGTGGATCCGGAAGACGATGACGCCATCACGGCGGCGCTGGAACGCTTGATGGACGACGCGGCGTTCCGCCGGGATTTGACGGAACGCGGGCAACGCCGGGCGGCCGGCTTCAGTTGGTCACGCATGGCCGGCCAAACCGTAGACGTCTACCGACGCTGCCTGGAGAACATCGCATGA
- a CDS encoding glycosyltransferase family 2 protein, producing MAPVTCSIIVPSFNTCELTLSCLRSVQKHPPATPYEIILVDNNSNDETYARVRREFPEVQAVCNASNLGFGKACNIGSRLAKGRYLLFLNSDTESLPDTFNPLIDWLDTHPHTAIVGPELLSSQHGLIQMSWAWNPILLGEFIQRPLAPYLVRHSQLRQAIVRWLQRRARSVPIICGACFMVRRRAFDEIAGFDEEFELYFEDSDLCLRCRQKGWSIDYIPHAQIIHHLGQSTKEPWSLTSLVYRQSQIYYYRKHAFTGAVPILKSYLLLKWFKLWWRVHLIVQDKEAGRAYLSRFRKTIFERQRFRLADPKT from the coding sequence ATGGCTCCTGTAACGTGTTCGATCATCGTTCCGTCGTTCAACACCTGTGAGCTGACGCTTTCCTGTCTTCGATCGGTCCAGAAACACCCTCCAGCAACTCCCTATGAAATTATTCTCGTCGACAACAACTCAAACGATGAGACCTACGCACGTGTCCGGCGGGAATTCCCGGAGGTGCAGGCCGTATGCAATGCCTCGAACCTCGGTTTTGGAAAAGCCTGCAATATCGGGTCGCGTCTGGCCAAAGGCCGCTATTTGCTTTTCTTGAACAGTGATACCGAATCGCTGCCCGACACATTCAACCCTCTGATTGACTGGCTGGATACACATCCCCACACCGCGATTGTGGGACCGGAACTGCTTTCGTCCCAGCACGGATTGATCCAGATGTCCTGGGCCTGGAATCCCATTTTGTTGGGGGAGTTTATCCAGCGACCGCTGGCCCCCTACCTGGTCCGGCATTCACAACTCCGTCAGGCCATTGTGCGCTGGCTGCAGCGGCGCGCCCGCAGCGTCCCGATTATCTGCGGGGCTTGCTTCATGGTCCGCCGCCGAGCCTTCGATGAAATTGCCGGGTTTGATGAAGAATTTGAACTCTATTTCGAGGACTCCGACCTGTGCCTGCGTTGCCGGCAGAAAGGCTGGTCCATCGACTATATCCCGCACGCGCAAATCATTCATCATTTAGGCCAATCCACGAAGGAACCCTGGAGCCTGACCTCCCTGGTCTACCGCCAGAGCCAGATCTATTACTACCGCAAGCACGCCTTCACGGGCGCTGTTCCGATTCTTAAATCGTATTTGCTTTTGAAATGGTTCAAACTCTGGTGGCGCGTGCACCTCATCGTTCAAGATAAAGAGGCTGGACGAGCCTACCTTTCGAGGTTTAGAAAAACCATTTTTGAACGACAGCGATTCCGCCTCGCGGATCCCAAAACATGA
- a CDS encoding glycosyltransferase family 4 protein, whose amino-acid sequence MKVAFVRGPFLNPWELQSYVPVAAKHPFSAIGAHWQFYTQPITLPNISIEKTGVWGETLGKRNPSAAIFYNRALSWTLGRSYGLLNLKKAVGDADILHAAELHSTMTYQCLRLKRKQRTALVLTVWENLLHTGELHPLRHLRKRAVMREADGFLAVTETSARMLREEGVSPDRIAVIPMSVDLQRFVPAPKDPKLAIQLGILPDDYVVLFIGRFVPEKGILDLLECIPSLNRGREAMRLRFLFVGAGPLQPVLEQAQDRYPELIRVHPFVPYEDISALHNLADVFVLPSRPTPKWQEQFGYVLIESMASGKPVVTTRTGSIPDVAGDAALLVEPGQPKALGEGLAAVIDGKEKLSFLSHKALARAQQLFSAERNAPLIESFYQSALAHSRRRR is encoded by the coding sequence ATGAAAGTCGCCTTCGTGCGAGGCCCCTTCTTGAATCCCTGGGAACTTCAATCGTATGTTCCCGTAGCGGCCAAACACCCTTTCTCAGCCATCGGCGCCCATTGGCAGTTTTATACCCAGCCTATCACCCTCCCCAATATTTCAATCGAGAAAACCGGAGTCTGGGGGGAAACACTGGGAAAACGGAATCCATCGGCAGCGATTTTTTACAACCGAGCCTTGAGTTGGACGTTGGGCCGCAGTTACGGACTTTTGAATCTGAAAAAAGCGGTGGGCGATGCAGACATCCTGCACGCGGCGGAACTGCACTCGACGATGACCTATCAGTGCCTCCGATTGAAACGCAAACAGCGGACGGCGTTGGTTCTGACGGTCTGGGAGAACTTGCTTCACACGGGAGAGCTTCATCCCTTGCGCCATTTACGGAAACGAGCCGTCATGCGTGAGGCCGACGGCTTTTTAGCCGTAACGGAAACTTCCGCCCGAATGCTGCGGGAGGAAGGTGTCTCACCCGACCGCATCGCTGTGATCCCGATGTCCGTGGATCTTCAACGATTTGTCCCAGCCCCCAAAGACCCGAAACTGGCGATCCAGCTGGGGATCCTTCCGGATGATTACGTTGTGCTTTTCATCGGACGATTTGTCCCGGAAAAGGGGATTTTGGACCTGCTCGAGTGCATTCCTTCCCTGAATCGCGGGCGGGAAGCGATGCGTCTGCGTTTTCTTTTTGTCGGAGCGGGTCCTCTTCAACCGGTTCTGGAACAGGCCCAGGACCGTTATCCAGAGCTGATTCGCGTTCATCCTTTTGTCCCTTACGAAGACATTTCGGCGCTTCACAACCTGGCGGATGTGTTTGTTCTGCCCAGCCGCCCGACGCCCAAATGGCAGGAACAGTTTGGCTATGTTTTGATCGAAAGCATGGCCTCCGGGAAACCGGTCGTGACGACGCGGACCGGTTCGATCCCGGATGTGGCGGGCGATGCGGCGTTGCTCGTCGAACCCGGACAACCCAAAGCGCTGGGCGAGGGACTGGCGGCGGTGATCGACGGGAAGGAAAAACTGTCGTTTTTGAGCCATAAAGCGCTCGCGCGTGCCCAGCAGCTTTTTAGTGCGGAACGGAACGCGCCGCTCATCGAATCGTTCTATCAATCAGCTCTCGCACACTCGCGGCGCCGCCGCTAA
- a CDS encoding O-antigen ligase family protein — MALAVPVDFSFSLGPLPRLSPIDYFCALAALAWMAHIGPSRAVPAVLKIFSLPEILVWSGFFLFTAMMAIHLGGNVRGPLRWMEFLFFIFLASLAARESPSFTIRYSRVLLWMGSLLSVFGIWQFAHSGGDYRAAVGPFRQHNIQGAFLSLVMPVSFATAYLERGNLRRILWIGAVLMMIAFLAAYSRGAWAGLLAGVAILAAGTQWITPKMTQRVPVLLVLLWIVGSAGLPILAIHHFPGLGSLSNKVPVSTPAASIETERLLSSAQRPIYWRAAYQVIRAHPWVGLGPGKYLACLPQFLDEDSRQFFKFELTFMKRIDFWQHLHSIYLQVLIEYGGIGFLLWALGMALLAGTSLGSLMASRDILAWGAAISVMAFLAHNSVDVLFVNSLDLLLACYLAIGRSSSKPKTEIS, encoded by the coding sequence ATGGCGTTGGCAGTCCCTGTGGACTTCAGCTTTTCCCTGGGACCGCTTCCGCGTCTGTCCCCGATCGACTATTTTTGCGCCTTGGCGGCACTCGCCTGGATGGCCCACATCGGACCGAGTCGCGCGGTACCGGCGGTCTTGAAGATATTCAGCCTGCCGGAAATTCTCGTATGGTCGGGTTTCTTTCTCTTCACCGCGATGATGGCGATCCATTTGGGCGGGAATGTACGGGGGCCGTTGCGATGGATGGAATTCCTGTTTTTTATTTTCCTCGCCTCCCTGGCGGCCCGTGAATCCCCTTCCTTTACGATCCGCTATAGCCGCGTTCTTCTGTGGATGGGGAGCCTCCTATCCGTCTTCGGAATTTGGCAATTCGCCCATTCGGGCGGCGATTACCGGGCGGCCGTTGGACCTTTCCGGCAGCACAACATTCAAGGAGCTTTTCTATCCCTGGTCATGCCGGTGAGTTTTGCGACCGCTTATCTCGAGCGAGGGAACCTCCGGAGAATCTTATGGATAGGGGCTGTCCTGATGATGATCGCCTTTCTGGCAGCATACTCCCGGGGGGCTTGGGCGGGTCTGTTGGCGGGCGTGGCGATTCTCGCGGCCGGAACACAATGGATCACACCAAAGATGACGCAGAGAGTACCTGTTCTCCTCGTTCTCCTCTGGATCGTTGGCTCGGCGGGGCTCCCGATCCTTGCGATTCATCATTTTCCCGGATTGGGCTCGTTGTCGAATAAGGTCCCCGTGTCCACGCCGGCCGCGTCTATTGAGACGGAGCGGTTGCTTAGCTCCGCGCAACGGCCCATCTATTGGCGGGCCGCTTATCAGGTCATTCGGGCGCATCCCTGGGTGGGTCTAGGCCCGGGGAAATACCTGGCGTGTTTGCCCCAGTTTCTTGACGAAGACTCTCGACAATTCTTTAAATTCGAATTGACGTTTATGAAACGGATCGATTTTTGGCAGCATCTTCATTCCATTTACCTCCAGGTCCTGATTGAATACGGCGGGATCGGCTTTTTATTGTGGGCGCTGGGGATGGCCTTGTTGGCGGGGACATCTCTCGGATCGCTCATGGCTAGCCGCGACATCCTTGCCTGGGGGGCCGCGATCAGCGTCATGGCATTCCTCGCGCACAACAGCGTCGATGTCCTCTTCGTGAACAGCCTCGATCTGCTATTGGCTTGTTACCTGGCCATCGGACGATCCTCCTCAAAACCAAAGACGGAGATCTCATGA
- a CDS encoding WecB/TagA/CpsF family glycosyltransferase encodes MPIAPNTVPSLDISPIGLKSETVLPPVTFPSVSIFGVRFDSLTMDETLLILDEFVQRRRPTQVCLANAYTVALCRKDEALRNLLEQSDLVLADGMSIVWGAHWIGLSLPERIAGPDLMTGLCKHASQKGYSIFLMGSSRENLDMLQKVLLSRWPRLRIVGLYNPSMCDQFDEDENRRILEMIRQARPDILFVGMSAPKQEKWIAQNLNRLHAPVCMGVGAAFDFLSGRIPRAPERLQRIGLEWLYRLSCEPRRLWRRYILGNIVFLSLLLNEIIRYKFSRLRAFRF; translated from the coding sequence ATGCCCATTGCACCCAATACCGTTCCATCACTTGATATTTCACCCATCGGCCTCAAGTCAGAGACCGTTTTACCTCCGGTGACATTTCCCTCCGTTTCCATATTCGGGGTCCGTTTCGACAGTCTCACGATGGATGAAACTCTGCTGATTCTGGATGAATTTGTTCAGCGGCGCCGGCCGACTCAGGTTTGTCTGGCGAACGCGTATACGGTCGCGCTGTGCCGGAAGGATGAGGCGCTCCGCAATCTTCTGGAACAGTCTGATCTGGTGCTGGCAGACGGCATGTCGATCGTGTGGGGGGCCCACTGGATCGGTCTGAGTCTTCCCGAGCGCATCGCCGGACCGGATTTGATGACGGGACTGTGCAAACACGCCAGCCAGAAGGGTTACAGCATCTTTCTCATGGGAAGCTCCCGTGAAAATCTGGATATGCTCCAGAAGGTTCTGCTGTCGCGCTGGCCGCGGCTGCGGATTGTCGGACTGTATAATCCCTCCATGTGCGACCAATTTGACGAGGACGAAAATCGTCGAATCCTGGAAATGATCCGCCAGGCGCGCCCGGATATCCTCTTTGTCGGAATGTCCGCACCGAAGCAGGAAAAATGGATCGCGCAAAACTTGAATCGGCTCCATGCCCCGGTTTGCATGGGTGTCGGCGCCGCTTTCGACTTTCTTTCCGGGCGCATCCCCCGGGCACCGGAACGACTCCAGAGGATCGGCTTAGAGTGGCTCTACCGGCTTTCCTGTGAACCCCGCCGTCTGTGGCGGCGTTACATCCTGGGGAATATCGTTTTTCTGTCACTTTTGTTGAATGAAATCATTCGATATAAATTCTCTCGTCTTCGAGCCTTTCGCTTCTAA
- a CDS encoding glycosyltransferase has translation MTQPLKILIVHNAYSVSGGEDACVANEVNALRGTELELQLFQVRSDPGFSGKIAAALSAAGGGFEGRLEDLLRRFRPDIVHAHNLWPLLSPRLFSRAKALGARTCLTMHNYRPLCLNGLFLTPRQEICERCAGGNYWPGIVRGCYRDSRLASAALACHAWLSARRHWYDDVDAFIAPAEFLKNKYIARGWTADRIEIQGHFIPVMPVDPPSPPQPYVLYLGRLSREKGIDWLVDLFRTNPQRRLGLKIAGTGPLLAQVQAASGGHISYMGFLKSLEKERVLRDAAAVVMPSLCYENFPLAVVEANAWGIPALVSDAGGLREIVVPGINGERYAPGDPADFWAQLNRMMSPERMEGLRRTTQEYARTHFSSTAFLKQRMALYHRLTCTSGGRPL, from the coding sequence ATGACACAACCCCTCAAGATCCTCATCGTCCATAACGCCTATTCGGTCAGCGGCGGCGAGGATGCCTGTGTGGCCAATGAAGTCAACGCTCTGCGAGGAACGGAACTTGAGCTGCAGCTTTTTCAAGTCCGCAGTGATCCCGGCTTTTCCGGCAAAATCGCGGCCGCCCTATCCGCCGCCGGCGGCGGCTTCGAGGGGCGCCTGGAAGACCTGCTGCGGCGCTTCCGGCCGGACATCGTCCACGCACATAATCTTTGGCCGCTTCTATCTCCGCGCCTTTTTTCGAGAGCGAAAGCCCTGGGAGCCAGGACATGCCTGACGATGCACAACTACCGTCCGCTCTGCTTGAACGGTTTATTTCTGACGCCGCGCCAGGAAATCTGCGAGCGCTGCGCGGGGGGAAACTATTGGCCCGGAATTGTTCGCGGCTGCTACCGGGACAGCCGCCTGGCGTCTGCTGCTCTGGCATGCCACGCGTGGCTGTCGGCCAGGCGTCATTGGTATGACGACGTAGATGCCTTCATCGCACCCGCCGAGTTTCTCAAAAACAAATATATTGCCCGCGGCTGGACGGCCGATCGCATCGAAATCCAGGGCCATTTCATCCCCGTGATGCCGGTCGATCCTCCTTCGCCTCCGCAGCCCTATGTTCTTTACCTGGGGAGACTTTCCCGTGAAAAGGGCATCGATTGGCTTGTGGATCTTTTTCGAACGAACCCCCAGCGGCGGCTGGGTCTGAAGATCGCCGGGACCGGACCGCTGTTGGCGCAGGTCCAGGCCGCCTCCGGCGGGCACATTTCCTATATGGGTTTCCTCAAAAGCCTGGAGAAGGAAAGAGTTCTTCGCGATGCCGCCGCGGTTGTCATGCCGTCCCTGTGTTACGAGAACTTTCCGCTGGCCGTGGTGGAGGCAAACGCCTGGGGGATCCCGGCTCTGGTCAGTGACGCGGGGGGATTACGGGAGATCGTTGTTCCCGGGATCAACGGGGAACGGTATGCCCCGGGAGACCCGGCTGACTTCTGGGCGCAACTCAACCGGATGATGTCGCCCGAACGGATGGAAGGTCTGCGCCGCACGACCCAGGAATATGCGCGAACTCATTTTTCCAGCACCGCTTTCCTGAAGCAGAGAATGGCCCTTTACCACCGGTTAACTTGCACGTCCGGAGGCAGACCGCTATAA